In Paenibacillus hexagrammi, the following are encoded in one genomic region:
- a CDS encoding collagen-like protein, protein MNTLKGKIAVAVSVLLLGTQIPGAWANSTLLDTIEICVGSNGQIHLLAPGSSCEANQTEYTLNVKGDQGPMGPVGEQGLAGEAGPQGIKGDKGDTGEQGPAGPMGPAGPQGEKGDMGDSGAQGPAGAAGAPGPQGVQGDKGDTGEQGPAGPMGPAGPQGEKGDKGDPGAQGPAGAAGPQGIKGDKGDTGEQGPAGPAGPAGPAGPQGIQGIQGPVGAVGPQGLSGDNGIYGDGSAGALSVSIGQTLDLTSLTSGSPYYGGNLQFTSISIAGTLKVPSGTILRSTGSITVSGAIQVMPGAMNTNPYSPHPGISLSAAAPGIGGKGISYLTAASIALPDAAAGGPAAVIFRQQVEKAAALS, encoded by the coding sequence ATGAATACATTAAAAGGAAAAATCGCCGTGGCAGTGAGTGTGTTACTGTTAGGCACACAAATCCCAGGGGCGTGGGCGAATTCCACACTGTTGGATACCATCGAAATTTGTGTCGGCAGTAACGGGCAGATCCATTTGCTTGCTCCCGGCAGCAGTTGTGAGGCGAACCAAACGGAGTACACACTTAATGTGAAGGGGGATCAAGGTCCTATGGGCCCGGTGGGCGAGCAAGGTCTTGCAGGAGAAGCGGGTCCTCAGGGAATAAAGGGGGACAAGGGTGATACCGGCGAGCAGGGTCCTGCCGGTCCGATGGGTCCTGCGGGCCCTCAAGGAGAGAAGGGAGACATGGGCGATTCAGGTGCACAGGGTCCGGCAGGCGCAGCGGGTGCACCCGGTCCTCAGGGAGTCCAAGGGGACAAAGGTGACACCGGCGAGCAGGGTCCTGCCGGTCCGATGGGTCCTGCGGGCCCTCAAGGAGAGAAGGGAGACAAGGGCGATCCGGGTGCACAGGGGCCGGCAGGTGCAGCTGGTCCCCAGGGGATCAAAGGAGACAAAGGTGATACAGGTGAGCAAGGCCCTGCTGGCCCCGCTGGTCCGGCTGGTCCTGCAGGGCCTCAGGGCATACAAGGTATCCAAGGACCAGTAGGAGCAGTAGGTCCGCAGGGTCTCTCGGGCGACAACGGCATTTACGGAGACGGATCGGCTGGAGCTTTAAGCGTGTCCATAGGTCAAACCCTTGACTTAACCTCCCTCACTTCGGGAAGCCCATATTATGGTGGAAACCTGCAATTCACCAGTATTTCGATTGCAGGTACGTTGAAGGTACCTAGCGGTACGATCCTTCGTTCAACAGGAAGCATTACCGTTTCAGGCGCCATACAGGTGATGCCGGGAGCCATGAATACGAATCCTTATAGCCCGCATCCCGGCATATCTCTATCTGCAGCGGCACCCGGCATCGGGGGCAAAGGCATTTCTTATCTCACCGCTGCAAGTATCGCCTTGCCCGATGCGGCAGCAGGGGGGCCGGCAGCCGTGATCTTTCGGCAACAGGTGGAGAAGGCGGCGGCTCTATCGTGA
- a CDS encoding S-layer homology domain-containing protein, producing MQVVPQTPNTNIKIDIVTEKGITDSQIVTLEDVQRGVVPLHMPANGGEIRISGASLRQIEKMNPQTVLVLQSDGATMSVPITELSAKVYSQQFNVTEDDIRFHFIVHSPDASIESAVEQAVNRIEAQKLGPAIVFEIQVTGENGRTAFISTFNRYVTRTLTLPGDTVPATATGVWWVTESNEFHYVPTYFEKKNGKWVAVMKRQGASLYTVINRPVTFDDVHNHWGKAPIELLASKLIIEGRSKNAFAPDAPITRAEVASLLVRALGLAPSETKSPFTDISGGWYEQAVNMAYRAGLVSGYEDGTFRADQSVTREELVQMIVGAMNYTEVKPEGKDRNTVFTDAGMIAEWAHQAVNKASETGIIDGEGMFRPTSLSTRAETAAMLERMLKLVKFIQ from the coding sequence GTGCAGGTTGTACCGCAGACACCTAATACGAACATCAAAATTGACATTGTGACGGAGAAGGGAATAACGGATTCGCAGATCGTTACACTGGAGGATGTTCAACGGGGTGTCGTGCCGCTCCATATGCCGGCGAATGGAGGAGAGATCCGAATTTCTGGAGCCAGCCTTAGGCAGATCGAAAAGATGAATCCGCAGACCGTGCTGGTGCTGCAGTCTGATGGAGCCACGATGTCCGTTCCGATTACAGAGCTTTCCGCGAAAGTTTATAGTCAACAGTTTAACGTTACGGAAGATGACATACGTTTTCATTTTATTGTTCATTCACCTGATGCTTCCATTGAGTCGGCTGTCGAGCAAGCTGTTAACCGGATCGAAGCACAGAAGCTGGGGCCTGCCATCGTCTTTGAAATCCAAGTGACGGGTGAAAACGGCAGGACTGCGTTTATCAGTACGTTTAATCGCTACGTGACACGTACGCTTACTCTTCCGGGAGACACCGTGCCGGCAACTGCAACGGGCGTTTGGTGGGTTACGGAGAGCAACGAGTTTCACTATGTGCCGACCTACTTTGAAAAGAAGAACGGAAAATGGGTTGCTGTCATGAAGCGGCAGGGGGCTAGCCTATATACGGTGATCAACCGGCCTGTTACTTTTGACGATGTGCACAATCATTGGGGGAAAGCGCCGATTGAGTTGCTCGCTTCTAAGCTAATTATTGAGGGGCGCAGCAAGAACGCTTTTGCACCGGATGCGCCGATCACACGCGCGGAAGTCGCGTCACTGCTGGTCAGAGCATTAGGACTTGCGCCAAGCGAGACGAAAAGCCCATTCACGGATATTTCCGGGGGCTGGTACGAACAGGCGGTGAATATGGCATACCGGGCAGGTCTTGTCTCCGGCTACGAAGACGGAACGTTCCGTGCCGACCAGTCCGTTACCCGGGAAGAACTCGTTCAAATGATCGTCGGCGCCATGAATTATACAGAGGTCAAGCCGGAAGGAAAAGATCGGAACACCGTCTTTACTGATGCGGGAATGATTGCCGAGTGGGCGCATCAAGCCGTGAATAAGGCTTCCGAAACAGGGATTATTGATGGAGAAGGCATGTTCCGTCCGACAAGCTTATCGACACGGGCGGAGACCGCCGCCATGCTGGAGAGGATGCTGAAGCTCGTAAAGTTTATTCAGTGA
- a CDS encoding invasin domain 3-containing protein produces MGIRRYGYAQTWCKRICGLAVILLAARLLLPPLHTYASSWTELKGTLYTDDVAVPADGTSGVKVFLVLRDQDGHAVDLSPEQIRWHATLGTWAGTPTSEGNGTYAATLTATTIAGVSYVSAEAAGVTLTDLARVYFKPGAPSPERSVMTVSRQSLPADDSSQTVISLQLKDAHGNDIAEPSEGLQFFTSSGQLSSVTHVTYGHYEASLVSAIYGRLGTLKESAGSALQSETDWQEGAIPSETPNIEPLPISLSFSYESYGTYQAVLTAPSAEGTAAVTASLNGVTVTSNVYVTFSHSAVSIEPVSLSFGQASYVVNVGQQVSVGLSALWSDQSESSVTPFATYSVTDASIAAVDNGGIVHGLKAGQTVLTATYGGQSKDTSIVVTTPVVDPTPPPNRVIQGRPCRLYRRHLIRTSKLTL; encoded by the coding sequence ATGGGAATACGGCGATATGGATATGCTCAGACGTGGTGCAAGCGCATATGCGGCTTGGCGGTTATCTTGCTGGCTGCAAGATTATTGCTGCCGCCCTTGCATACCTATGCATCGTCATGGACGGAGCTCAAAGGAACGCTTTACACAGATGATGTAGCGGTTCCTGCAGATGGAACAAGCGGGGTGAAGGTATTCCTTGTTCTCAGGGACCAAGACGGCCATGCGGTTGATTTATCGCCGGAACAAATTCGATGGCATGCCACACTTGGTACATGGGCGGGGACGCCAACCTCCGAAGGGAACGGGACCTATGCCGCTACTCTGACGGCTACAACAATCGCAGGGGTCAGCTACGTCAGCGCTGAAGCGGCTGGTGTGACTCTGACGGATCTGGCACGGGTATATTTTAAACCGGGTGCGCCTTCGCCGGAGCGCTCCGTCATGACAGTCAGCCGCCAAAGCTTGCCGGCGGACGACAGCAGCCAGACTGTGATTTCGCTGCAGCTAAAAGATGCGCACGGCAACGATATTGCAGAGCCGTCGGAGGGGCTGCAATTCTTTACGTCGAGCGGCCAGCTTAGCAGTGTGACACATGTCACGTACGGACACTATGAGGCGAGCCTGGTATCGGCGATATATGGACGATTAGGCACTTTGAAAGAATCCGCAGGTTCGGCGCTTCAGTCAGAGACCGACTGGCAAGAGGGAGCAATTCCATCGGAAACACCGAATATAGAGCCGCTTCCGATATCGCTCTCATTCAGCTATGAAAGCTATGGAACCTATCAGGCCGTATTAACCGCACCGAGTGCGGAGGGTACCGCTGCGGTGACAGCCAGCCTGAATGGCGTAACGGTGACGTCGAATGTATATGTGACATTTAGCCATAGTGCTGTTTCTATTGAACCGGTGTCGCTCAGCTTCGGCCAAGCTTCATATGTAGTGAATGTCGGCCAGCAAGTGTCAGTCGGTCTCAGCGCGCTCTGGAGTGATCAGTCAGAGAGCAGCGTAACGCCGTTTGCCACATATAGCGTGACCGATGCTTCCATTGCTGCTGTGGATAACGGAGGGATCGTGCACGGTTTAAAAGCCGGTCAGACGGTGCTTACGGCGACCTATGGCGGTCAATCGAAGGATACGTCGATTGTGGTCACTACGCCTGTGGTAGATCCGACCCCTCCTCCAAATCGAGTAATTCAGGGTCGTCCGTGCAGGTTGTACCGCAGACACCTAATACGAACATCAAAATTGACATTGTGA
- a CDS encoding AAA family ATPase, whose protein sequence is MREIQEDVVTLRHYMQDQLQPMDIDVFLLIARSIAVQVEQLHRQLLLHLDLRPERIGLRLEEKEAFLMDDGYALPFSPNGQKLPYFRARLDEGMAYCAPESSGRMHRTVDERSDLYSLGILFFEMLAGHLPFEANHPLEWVYLHLTQSPPLISRGEFHQPDAIQAIVQTLLHKDPDKRYQRAAQVISDLEKAGDSSSGYDLELYTEGREQEALVLSEAFVSSCLGGTEIVYVSGEAGIGKTTLIHEVFRKKLEKRSFNYLTGKFEQFSQESPLAPIIQAFRGLIRHLLGGRKEDTDRWRKKLIAALGVNAGVITEIIPEVSHLLGDVAVVESLMAQESKKRFIYVFCQFVQALVSKDHPLVLVMDDLQWANASSLELLRALVCDPQSQYLLLVCAHRPLEADFKSGMLPGVRHDGGADEQASVHRIHLSPLELDQTNSMLASALHTSGKSVMPLAEVLQHLSRGNPFHLKQIIDRLQAERLLFYSAEQKRWKWDLGRIMDRESIFVLQDLVRHKLNRLSELAQEMLWAASCMGSTFSSGLLLVCMHNTSEHEQLSAWDVMEAEGLIRTVHGGTKQFVHDQIQQLIYDSIPAARKQLLHFQIGKQLTALQEEDLFERIHHLNLGAALIQEEAELLGLVRLNVEAGSRAKASSAYDAALGYLRRGAALLSSDNWERHHELLFELYIQKAESEYLCGNEQESEQDILLLLQKALDPVERSRVQMLRIMQAINQGRYIEGTAIGLESLRELKMEIPHNPGRFQLLLEGMRIEGMLRRRHEQFESLPDMSDPVRISAMNLIFAIVPSTFFTNKKVFFLIICRAVHLSLQYGNTMVSAAVYSAFGMLLGSLMGKFDKGLAIARIGVKLSERYQVASIQSYTYTMYGGVLCQFAGYAREGDEYLKRALKHGLSAGEYVFASYAMGAHVNSLYARASLDELARTIAGYMTVLDITKDEFVRMNFHLYQQYIAALQGGTVSADSFDSPGFDEEGFLSRARQEETSTTTLFQYYTYKAQMAFLCGHYEAASGWTHQAESYKAYATHLPHLPECLFYGSLASLAVHPVNVPLPKRCKSVLRYFRRLSLWSPQNFGARCLLLEAEAARALGKRTQAEELYDRAIREAREHEDLHAAALGAEFAFRYYKARGKNQTAQFYLHIALDHYRSWGLLAKVSQLEELLYDDASQHLPTVQKGTATTLEQTHNRAAHILNEPGTDTADLTAILQTAQAIHDRKDMKAALAEILQTILRDAGAGKGALLTSQGDALYLQAYAETLGAELQLPQNLDGSGLLPEGMIRYVYRTRETVRYTAGEESWVIHNPYMAAHKPKSILCLPIAVHDTMLGVLYLENRLAHVVFSEERTMVLQAMATLGVFICVLQGTAEPPIQEEAPTPEGHSSAAVLEEPLTDRELEVLALLAAGMSNKEIADRLVIALGTVKVHVKNIFAKLKVKRRTSAIAQAKELNLLHSGRAAKR, encoded by the coding sequence GTGAGAGAGATTCAGGAAGATGTGGTAACGCTTCGGCATTATATGCAAGACCAGCTTCAGCCAATGGACATCGATGTTTTTTTGCTTATAGCCAGGTCCATCGCAGTTCAGGTTGAACAGCTTCACCGGCAATTGCTGCTTCATTTGGACTTACGGCCGGAACGGATCGGTCTAAGGCTGGAGGAGAAGGAAGCTTTTTTGATGGATGATGGTTACGCCCTCCCTTTTTCGCCTAATGGCCAGAAGCTGCCGTATTTCCGCGCTAGGCTGGATGAAGGGATGGCCTACTGCGCCCCGGAGAGCTCCGGAAGGATGCACCGTACGGTCGATGAGCGGAGTGATCTGTATTCACTCGGTATCCTTTTCTTCGAAATGCTTGCGGGGCATTTGCCCTTTGAAGCGAATCATCCTTTGGAATGGGTGTACCTTCATTTGACGCAGAGCCCTCCTTTGATAAGTAGAGGGGAGTTTCATCAACCTGATGCGATTCAGGCGATTGTTCAGACGCTTCTGCACAAAGATCCAGACAAGCGATATCAACGTGCAGCTCAGGTGATATCGGATCTGGAGAAGGCAGGAGACTCCAGTAGCGGCTACGATTTGGAGCTTTATACGGAAGGTCGTGAACAGGAAGCTTTGGTTCTCTCGGAAGCTTTTGTCTCCTCCTGCCTTGGAGGAACAGAAATTGTATATGTATCCGGCGAGGCGGGCATCGGCAAAACCACGTTGATCCACGAAGTGTTTCGAAAGAAATTAGAGAAACGCAGCTTTAACTATCTCACGGGGAAGTTCGAACAATTCTCGCAGGAAAGTCCACTCGCGCCGATTATCCAAGCGTTTCGGGGGTTAATCCGCCATCTGCTGGGAGGCAGAAAAGAAGATACGGATAGGTGGAGAAAAAAGCTGATTGCCGCACTCGGTGTGAATGCCGGCGTTATTACGGAAATCATTCCCGAAGTCTCACACTTGCTTGGTGATGTTGCCGTCGTGGAGAGTTTGATGGCGCAGGAGTCCAAGAAGCGGTTTATTTATGTGTTTTGCCAGTTTGTGCAAGCACTTGTCTCCAAGGATCATCCTCTTGTGCTGGTGATGGATGATCTTCAGTGGGCGAATGCTTCTTCGCTTGAGCTACTCCGTGCTCTGGTATGCGACCCCCAAAGCCAATATCTGCTCCTGGTTTGCGCCCATCGTCCGTTGGAGGCCGATTTCAAATCAGGCATGCTACCCGGAGTCAGACATGATGGAGGGGCAGATGAACAGGCTTCCGTGCATCGGATTCACTTGTCCCCCCTGGAGCTGGACCAGACCAATTCGATGCTCGCCTCAGCGCTACATACTTCAGGGAAGAGTGTGATGCCCTTAGCAGAGGTGCTGCAGCATCTCTCCCGCGGAAACCCTTTTCACTTAAAGCAAATCATAGACCGTCTGCAGGCGGAACGCCTGTTGTTCTACAGTGCGGAACAGAAGAGATGGAAGTGGGACTTGGGAAGGATTATGGACAGAGAGTCCATCTTTGTTTTGCAGGATCTTGTGAGGCATAAGCTGAATCGGTTGTCCGAGCTAGCGCAAGAGATGCTTTGGGCCGCTTCATGTATGGGGAGCACTTTTTCATCTGGACTTCTGCTTGTCTGCATGCATAACACCTCTGAACATGAGCAGCTATCCGCCTGGGATGTGATGGAGGCCGAAGGGCTGATTCGTACCGTGCATGGGGGAACCAAGCAGTTTGTCCATGACCAAATCCAGCAGCTGATTTACGATTCGATACCGGCTGCCCGGAAGCAGCTCCTCCACTTTCAAATCGGAAAACAGCTTACCGCCCTCCAGGAGGAGGATTTATTCGAACGGATTCATCACTTAAACCTTGGAGCTGCTCTGATCCAGGAGGAAGCGGAGCTTCTCGGTCTTGTTCGGCTTAACGTGGAGGCGGGGAGCCGAGCTAAAGCTTCATCGGCTTACGATGCTGCCCTAGGGTATTTACGCCGGGGCGCAGCACTATTATCATCCGATAATTGGGAACGGCATCATGAACTTCTATTCGAGCTGTATATACAGAAGGCCGAAAGCGAGTATCTTTGCGGGAACGAACAGGAGTCAGAGCAGGACATCTTGCTTTTGCTGCAAAAGGCTCTGGATCCGGTTGAGCGGAGCAGGGTACAGATGCTTCGAATTATGCAGGCGATTAATCAGGGGCGTTATATAGAAGGCACAGCTATAGGCTTGGAAAGCCTCCGGGAGCTGAAGATGGAAATCCCGCATAATCCCGGCCGATTCCAGCTGCTGCTGGAGGGAATGCGGATCGAAGGGATGCTGCGGAGGCGGCATGAGCAGTTTGAGAGTCTTCCCGATATGTCCGATCCCGTTAGGATTAGTGCTATGAATCTTATTTTTGCGATCGTACCTTCAACATTTTTTACGAATAAAAAGGTCTTCTTTCTGATCATTTGCCGGGCGGTTCATCTTTCGCTGCAATATGGAAACACCATGGTATCAGCTGCCGTATATTCCGCATTTGGTATGCTGCTTGGAAGTCTGATGGGGAAGTTCGACAAGGGGCTGGCTATTGCCCGGATTGGAGTTAAACTCTCTGAGCGCTATCAGGTCGCCTCAATCCAGAGCTATACCTACACCATGTATGGGGGCGTGCTCTGCCAGTTTGCCGGGTACGCCCGCGAAGGGGATGAATATTTGAAGCGGGCCCTGAAGCATGGTTTGAGTGCCGGGGAATATGTCTTTGCCAGTTATGCGATGGGAGCTCATGTCAATTCATTATATGCCAGGGCCTCTCTGGATGAATTAGCCCGGACGATTGCAGGCTATATGACGGTACTCGATATAACGAAGGATGAATTTGTTCGGATGAATTTCCACCTGTACCAGCAGTATATAGCTGCTTTGCAGGGAGGTACTGTATCGGCGGATTCGTTCGACAGTCCTGGGTTCGACGAAGAGGGATTTCTCAGCCGCGCTCGGCAGGAGGAGACTTCCACCACCACCTTGTTTCAGTACTATACCTATAAAGCCCAAATGGCTTTTTTGTGCGGCCATTATGAGGCTGCATCGGGCTGGACCCATCAGGCGGAGTCTTACAAAGCATATGCAACGCATCTGCCTCACTTACCGGAATGTCTGTTTTATGGCAGTTTGGCAAGCCTTGCGGTTCATCCGGTGAATGTACCTCTGCCGAAGCGATGCAAGTCCGTATTGCGGTACTTCCGGAGATTGTCCCTGTGGAGCCCGCAGAACTTCGGAGCCAGATGCCTCTTGCTTGAGGCGGAAGCAGCGCGTGCTCTCGGGAAGCGGACCCAGGCGGAGGAACTGTATGACCGGGCGATCCGAGAGGCGAGAGAGCATGAGGATCTGCATGCGGCTGCTTTGGGGGCCGAGTTTGCTTTTCGTTACTATAAGGCACGTGGGAAAAATCAGACGGCGCAGTTTTATTTGCATATCGCGCTGGACCATTACCGGAGCTGGGGCCTCCTGGCTAAGGTCTCTCAATTGGAGGAGCTGCTGTACGATGATGCTAGTCAGCATCTGCCAACTGTGCAGAAAGGGACTGCGACTACGCTTGAACAAACGCATAATCGTGCGGCTCATATCCTGAATGAGCCCGGTACAGATACCGCCGATCTTACCGCAATCCTGCAAACAGCGCAGGCGATCCACGATCGAAAGGATATGAAAGCGGCGCTTGCAGAAATTTTACAGACCATTTTACGGGATGCCGGAGCAGGGAAGGGTGCGTTGTTGACGAGCCAAGGGGATGCACTGTACCTTCAAGCCTATGCAGAGACCTTGGGAGCGGAACTGCAGCTTCCTCAGAATCTGGACGGCAGCGGGCTGCTGCCGGAGGGAATGATCCGGTACGTCTACCGAACGCGAGAGACAGTCCGATACACTGCGGGTGAGGAGAGTTGGGTGATTCATAACCCGTATATGGCAGCACATAAGCCGAAGTCCATCCTTTGTCTGCCGATTGCCGTTCACGATACTATGCTGGGCGTTCTTTATTTGGAGAATCGGTTGGCTCACGTAGTATTCTCGGAAGAACGAACGATGGTGCTGCAGGCGATGGCGACTTTAGGCGTTTTTATCTGTGTGCTGCAGGGAACCGCAGAGCCGCCGATTCAGGAGGAAGCGCCGACGCCGGAAGGACATTCTTCCGCGGCTGTCCTGGAGGAGCCTCTTACTGACCGAGAGCTTGAGGTTCTTGCCCTTCTGGCGGCTGGAATGTCCAACAAGGAAATTGCCGACCGCCTTGTTATTGCACTGGGCACGGTGAAGGTTCATGTGAAGAACATATTTGCGAAGCTAAAAGTGAAGAGGAGGACTAGCGCCATCGCGCAGGCGAAGGAGCTGAATTTGCTGCACTCGGGGCGGGCGGCTAAACGTTGA